A single region of the Prevotella sp. HUN102 genome encodes:
- a CDS encoding helicase-related protein has protein sequence MAHYNKKEHLRANIEAIKTLFALHREQRTATEEEMEVLRAYTGFGALKCILSPANSMEDIARWNKSELELFPLVMELHRTIRDNTASESQYRSYMQSLKNSVMTAFYTPAPVVREIAASLQEAGIVPKRILDPSAGMGEFIRSFDGIAAEGHTTFGFEKDILTGQMLSALHPEDKIRIRGFEEIESKLNGSFDVVSSNIPFGDVAVFDPVFSKTDEPARKVARTSLHNYFFVKGVDMLREGGVLAFITSQGVMNAPTNESVREWLMSHTRLISAVRLPNNLFSENAGTEVGSDLIVLQKQSEKTSLTEEEQRFIKSEKRPSGVLFNTYLRSMSQIVHTEWKQDTDPYGKPAILFHHEGGAEGIATDMGKILRADLAKRLDEALYQKHISIQEQPKVAVSVPPEVKQEEPTLTLAASTEEQPHKEVVQPREEQPVEHPRSSVTPQVQLLDLFGNVIPEEKPKRKTATVKRAVVSTPSPTIEIKPQETAMRLRDTNELWWQQDKEKGMQQRPYEGVWHEHLKEGSLLASDFQVGMLVRDMEDNRMFQPIDLPSQERQKMLLYIDLRDAYHALYDYEAERKVANESLRQNLNELYDRFVRQYGYLNDRKNHEQILMDAGGREILFLERKVDKETLKADIFRQPVSFSLHEVTEVSNAQEALSASLNKFGSVDTEYMLSLLPDTSEEEMLSELHGKIYYNPMEGEYEIAEKFISGNVVAASERIGQYLLEHPEDTRAQASLQALQDAIPEPIPFVDLDFNFGERWIPVNLYSDYASHLFDTEVTIRYNSSADEYSVEARMHNANIWDRFCVRGQHRRYDGIALMKHALLNTTPDITKKIMVGDKEVKVRDTEAIQMANAKIDEIRNGFTDWLNEQSDEFKQRLEKLYNDTFNCFVRPQYDGSHQTFPDLNLKGLGIESLYDSQKDAVWMLKLNGGGICDHQVGAGKTLIMCTAAYEMKRLGLANKPMILALKANVQEIAQTFQTAYPNAKLLYPGKNDFTPDKRQRIFHDIKNNNWDCIVLTHDQFGMIPQSDEIQQKILQDELDSVEENLEVLRQQGRSISRAMEKGLVKRQMNLRAKLDEIKFKIENRKDDIVDFKTMGIDHLFVDESHTFKNLMFNTRHDRVAGLGNSDGSQRALNMLFAIRTIQERTGKDLGATFLSGTTISNSLTELYLLFKYLRPQALEAQNIKTFDAWAAIFAKKSVDYEFSVTNEIVQKERFRYFIKVPELAAFYAQITDYRTAKDIGIDRPEKNEIMHNIPPTPEQEEFIAKLVEFAKTGNAELLGREKLSEREEKAKMLIATDMARKMSLDLRLIDPNRYGDHVDNKASHCATKIAEYYQKFNEQKGTQFVFSDLGTYKPGEWNPYSEIKRKLVEDHGIPAQEIRFIQEAKTDKARKTLIAGMNEGTIRVLFGSTSMLGTGVNAQKRAVAIHHLDTPWRPSDLEQRDGRAVRKGNEVAKFHADNKVDVIIYAVEKSLDSYKFNLLHNKQLFIEQLKNNRMGSRTIDEGSMDEKSGMNFSEYVAILSGNTDLLEKAKLEKKIAGLESERQAFIRSKSSSRSRLDEVVRTVDGNKELIARFQSDWDLYQSRVQKDKEGNTLNPITLKGVEGSDPKRIAAKLTEINEKACTRGEYFNIGTLYGFNLVVKTESSSKDLFDLSQNKFFVMGESGMKYSYNNGRIAADPQLACMNFLNALEKIPGLIEKFKADTEKIAKDIPVLQEVVNGSWKKEEQLKDLKTELAALDRKIQLSLKPIEQGDSPQEEVEMMQDGEGAREEMERSRPIESTVTAPSVSTSVAQTDRPLESNGQSSSATQPSMDGLPPSLAEKVFVVRPKI, from the coding sequence ATGGCACACTATAACAAAAAGGAGCACCTAAGGGCGAATATAGAAGCCATCAAGACGCTCTTTGCCCTGCATCGGGAACAGCGCACGGCAACGGAGGAGGAAATGGAGGTGTTGCGGGCTTATACGGGCTTCGGAGCTTTGAAGTGTATTCTTTCACCGGCAAACTCGATGGAGGACATCGCCCGATGGAACAAGTCGGAGTTGGAGCTTTTCCCCTTGGTGATGGAGCTGCATCGCACCATTCGGGACAACACCGCATCAGAGTCGCAATACAGAAGCTATATGCAGAGTCTGAAGAACTCCGTGATGACCGCTTTCTATACTCCTGCGCCCGTAGTGCGGGAGATTGCCGCTTCCTTACAGGAGGCAGGCATCGTCCCCAAGCGAATCCTTGACCCCTCGGCGGGGATGGGCGAGTTCATCCGCTCTTTTGACGGCATTGCAGCCGAAGGGCATACGACCTTCGGTTTTGAGAAAGACATCCTTACGGGACAGATGCTCTCCGCCCTGCATCCCGAAGACAAGATACGCATCCGGGGCTTCGAGGAAATCGAATCCAAGCTCAACGGTTCCTTCGATGTGGTCAGCAGCAACATCCCTTTCGGAGATGTAGCCGTCTTCGACCCTGTTTTCAGCAAGACGGACGAACCAGCCCGAAAGGTCGCCCGCACGTCCCTGCACAATTACTTTTTCGTCAAGGGGGTAGATATGCTCCGTGAGGGTGGTGTGCTGGCATTCATCACCTCGCAAGGAGTTATGAACGCCCCGACGAACGAGTCTGTACGGGAGTGGCTGATGAGCCATACCCGCCTTATTTCGGCAGTTCGTCTGCCCAACAATCTCTTCTCAGAGAATGCGGGAACGGAAGTGGGTAGTGACCTTATCGTCCTGCAAAAGCAGAGCGAAAAGACAAGTCTGACCGAAGAGGAACAGCGTTTCATCAAGAGCGAGAAACGCCCCAGTGGAGTGCTGTTCAACACCTATCTGCGAAGCATGTCGCAAATCGTGCACACCGAGTGGAAGCAGGATACCGACCCTTACGGCAAGCCTGCCATTCTGTTCCATCACGAGGGCGGAGCGGAAGGCATCGCCACCGATATGGGTAAAATCCTGCGGGCAGATTTAGCCAAACGCTTGGACGAGGCATTGTACCAAAAGCATATCTCCATTCAGGAGCAGCCCAAAGTTGCCGTTTCCGTTCCTCCCGAAGTCAAGCAGGAAGAGCCTACGCTTACGCTAGCCGCTTCGACAGAGGAGCAACCACACAAAGAGGTGGTGCAACCGAGAGAGGAACAGCCTGTGGAGCATCCCCGAAGCAGTGTCACCCCGCAGGTACAACTGCTCGACCTTTTCGGCAATGTTATCCCGGAGGAAAAGCCCAAACGAAAAACCGCCACTGTGAAACGTGCTGTGGTTTCTACTCCTTCTCCCACTATCGAAATAAAGCCACAAGAAACTGCTATGAGGTTACGGGACACGAACGAGCTGTGGTGGCAGCAGGACAAGGAGAAAGGGATGCAGCAGCGTCCCTATGAGGGAGTATGGCACGAACACCTCAAAGAGGGCTCTCTGCTTGCCTCGGACTTTCAGGTCGGAATGCTTGTCCGTGATATGGAGGACAACCGAATGTTCCAGCCCATAGACCTCCCGTCCCAAGAGCGACAGAAAATGTTGCTCTACATAGACTTGCGGGATGCTTACCACGCACTCTATGATTATGAAGCGGAACGCAAGGTGGCGAATGAATCCTTGCGACAGAACCTCAATGAACTGTACGACCGTTTCGTGCGGCAGTACGGGTATCTGAACGACCGCAAGAACCACGAGCAGATCCTGATGGATGCCGGTGGCAGGGAAATCCTTTTCTTGGAACGGAAGGTGGATAAAGAAACGCTCAAAGCCGATATTTTCCGTCAGCCCGTTTCGTTCAGCCTGCACGAGGTGACAGAGGTGAGCAATGCCCAAGAGGCTCTCTCAGCTTCACTCAACAAATTCGGATCGGTGGACACCGAGTATATGCTCTCTTTGCTCCCCGACACCTCCGAGGAAGAAATGCTCTCCGAGTTACACGGAAAGATTTACTACAATCCCATGGAGGGAGAATATGAAATTGCCGAGAAATTCATATCGGGCAATGTGGTTGCCGCTTCGGAGCGTATCGGACAATATCTCTTGGAGCACCCGGAGGACACAAGGGCGCAAGCCTCCTTGCAGGCACTGCAAGATGCCATCCCCGAACCGATTCCTTTTGTGGACTTGGATTTCAATTTCGGGGAACGATGGATTCCCGTAAATCTCTACTCAGACTATGCCTCGCACCTCTTCGACACGGAGGTGACGATACGCTACAATTCAAGTGCGGACGAATACTCCGTGGAAGCACGGATGCACAATGCCAATATCTGGGACAGGTTCTGTGTACGGGGACAGCATCGTCGCTACGACGGCATTGCCCTGATGAAGCACGCCCTGCTGAATACGACGCCCGACATCACCAAGAAAATCATGGTCGGTGACAAGGAGGTCAAGGTACGGGACACCGAAGCCATACAGATGGCGAATGCTAAAATCGACGAGATACGAAACGGATTCACCGATTGGCTGAACGAGCAGAGCGATGAGTTCAAGCAGCGGTTGGAGAAACTCTACAATGACACCTTTAATTGCTTTGTCCGTCCCCAATACGACGGCTCTCACCAGACATTCCCCGACCTCAATCTGAAAGGCTTGGGCATCGAAAGCCTGTACGACAGCCAGAAAGACGCCGTGTGGATGTTGAAGCTCAACGGAGGGGGAATTTGCGATCATCAGGTGGGAGCCGGAAAGACGCTTATCATGTGCACCGCTGCTTATGAGATGAAGCGGCTCGGCTTGGCAAACAAGCCGATGATACTTGCTCTCAAAGCCAACGTGCAGGAGATAGCACAGACTTTCCAAACGGCTTACCCGAATGCCAAGTTGCTCTATCCGGGCAAGAACGATTTTACGCCCGACAAGCGGCAGCGGATTTTCCACGACATCAAGAACAACAACTGGGACTGCATTGTCCTCACGCACGACCAGTTCGGTATGATACCGCAGTCGGACGAGATACAGCAGAAAATCCTTCAGGACGAGCTGGACAGCGTGGAAGAGAACTTGGAAGTATTGCGTCAGCAAGGACGCAGCATCTCCCGTGCGATGGAGAAAGGGCTTGTCAAGCGGCAGATGAACTTACGGGCAAAACTGGACGAAATCAAGTTCAAGATAGAGAACCGCAAGGACGATATAGTGGATTTCAAGACAATGGGTATAGACCACCTTTTCGTGGACGAGTCGCATACGTTCAAGAATCTGATGTTCAACACCCGCCACGACCGTGTGGCAGGATTGGGCAACAGCGATGGCAGCCAAAGAGCCTTGAATATGCTCTTTGCTATCCGAACCATTCAGGAGCGGACGGGGAAAGACTTGGGAGCCACTTTCCTTTCGGGTACGACCATCAGTAACTCACTCACGGAGTTGTACCTGCTGTTCAAGTACCTGCGTCCCCAAGCCCTAGAAGCACAGAACATCAAGACCTTTGATGCGTGGGCTGCCATCTTCGCCAAGAAGTCGGTGGACTATGAATTCTCTGTCACCAATGAAATCGTGCAGAAGGAGCGTTTCCGCTATTTCATCAAAGTGCCGGAATTGGCGGCGTTCTATGCCCAGATAACGGACTATCGTACGGCAAAGGACATCGGTATTGACCGCCCCGAAAAGAATGAGATTATGCACAATATACCGCCCACTCCCGAACAGGAAGAGTTCATCGCCAAGTTGGTGGAGTTTGCCAAGACGGGTAATGCGGAATTATTGGGACGAGAGAAACTTTCCGAACGGGAGGAGAAAGCCAAGATGCTCATTGCCACAGATATGGCGAGGAAGATGAGCTTGGATTTGAGGCTCATTGATCCGAACAGGTACGGAGATCATGTGGATAACAAGGCTTCCCACTGTGCCACCAAGATTGCGGAGTACTACCAGAAGTTCAATGAGCAAAAAGGAACGCAGTTTGTGTTCAGCGACCTCGGCACTTATAAGCCCGGTGAATGGAATCCTTACAGCGAAATCAAACGAAAGTTGGTGGAAGATCACGGCATTCCTGCTCAGGAGATACGCTTCATTCAGGAAGCCAAGACCGACAAGGCACGAAAGACGCTCATTGCAGGCATGAACGAGGGAACAATACGCGTACTGTTCGGTTCCACCTCCATGCTCGGCACGGGCGTGAACGCCCAGAAACGTGCCGTGGCCATCCATCATCTGGACACGCCGTGGCGTCCTTCCGACTTGGAGCAGAGGGACGGCAGAGCCGTGCGTAAGGGCAATGAGGTTGCCAAGTTCCATGCGGACAACAAGGTGGATGTCATCATCTATGCGGTGGAGAAGTCGCTCGACAGCTATAAATTTAACCTGTTGCACAATAAGCAACTCTTTATCGAACAGTTGAAAAACAACCGTATGGGCAGCCGTACCATCGACGAGGGAAGCATGGACGAGAAATCGGGAATGAATTTTTCCGAATATGTAGCCATCCTCTCGGGGAATACCGACTTGCTGGAAAAGGCGAAATTGGAGAAGAAGATTGCCGGGTTGGAGAGTGAGAGACAGGCGTTCATTCGCAGTAAGTCATCCTCCCGAAGCCGATTGGACGAAGTCGTGCGGACGGTGGACGGCAACAAGGAACTGATTGCCCGTTTCCAAAGTGACTGGGATTTGTACCAAAGCCGTGTGCAGAAAGACAAGGAGGGAAACACACTCAATCCGATAACGCTCAAAGGGGTGGAAGGAAGCGACCCGAAACGCATTGCTGCCAAACTCACGGAAATCAACGAGAAAGCCTGCACACGGGGAGAGTATTTCAATATCGGAACACTCTACGGATTTAACCTCGTGGTCAAGACGGAGTCTTCCTCCAAAGACCTTTTCGACCTTTCGCAGAACAAGTTCTTCGTGATGGGCGAAAGTGGAATGAAGTACAGTTACAACAACGGGAGGATTGCGGCAGACCCGCAACTCGCTTGTATGAACTTCCTGAACGCCTTGGAGAAGATACCAGGCTTGATTGAGAAGTTTAAGGCGGATACGGAAAAGATAGCCAAGGATATTCCCGTTTTGCAGGAGGTAGTAAACGGCTCATGGAAAAAGGAAGAGCAGCTCAAAGACCTCAAAACGGAACTTGCCGCCCTTGACCGCAAGATACAGCTCTCCCTAAAGCCCATTGAGCAGGGAGATAGTCCGCAAGAGGAAGTGGAAATGATGCAGGATGGCGAAGGAGCGAGGGAAGAAATGGAACGGTCTCGTCCGATTGAGTCGACTGTCACCGCTCCCTCCGTCAGCACCTCCGTGGCTCAAACCGACAGACCGTTGGAAAGCAACGGGCAGAGTAGCTCAGCTACACAGCCCTCGATGGACGGACTGCCGCCGTCTTTGGCGGAAAAGGTGTTCGTTGTCAGACCAAAAATATAA
- a CDS encoding helix-turn-helix domain-containing protein — MELLDRATFLEWMERIMKRFDDLKQTAPDIPQRPMIDGEPLLDNQEVCLMLQISKRTLQRYRASGTLPFHIVYHKTWYLESEILAFMKAHFTENLKRKRKRVPKQT, encoded by the coding sequence ATGGAACTATTGGATAGAGCGACTTTCCTTGAATGGATGGAACGCATCATGAAGCGTTTTGATGACTTGAAGCAGACGGCTCCCGACATCCCCCAACGTCCGATGATAGACGGAGAACCTCTGCTGGATAACCAAGAGGTCTGCCTGATGCTCCAAATCAGCAAGCGTACCCTGCAACGTTATCGGGCATCGGGTACGCTTCCTTTCCACATCGTTTACCACAAGACGTGGTATTTGGAATCGGAAATCCTTGCCTTTATGAAAGCCCATTTTACGGAGAACCTCAAACGCAAGAGGAAGAGAGTACCCAAACAGACATAA
- a CDS encoding helix-turn-helix domain-containing protein produces the protein MDVITIESKAYHELMGKIEKILRYVEKEEKAKTEYENRLVTNDELADILGISKRTLQRMRSADRISYKMIYGRCYYALHDIEEAIRSKSLYCNPQNLKELRHNFELKSRRVKDGTIG, from the coding sequence ATGGATGTCATAACAATCGAAAGCAAAGCCTACCACGAATTGATGGGCAAAATAGAAAAAATCCTCCGGTATGTGGAGAAAGAGGAAAAGGCAAAGACGGAGTATGAGAACCGCCTTGTTACCAATGATGAGTTAGCCGATATACTCGGTATCAGCAAGCGTACCCTTCAGCGTATGCGCAGTGCGGACAGAATCAGCTACAAGATGATCTACGGACGTTGCTACTACGCCCTGCATGACATCGAGGAGGCGATACGAAGCAAGAGCCTGTACTGCAATCCTCAGAACCTGAAAGAGCTACGGCATAACTTCGAACTTAAAAGCAGGAGGGTAAAGGATGGAACTATTGGATAG
- a CDS encoding helix-turn-helix domain-containing protein — MEVITIEKKTYEAMMERFRILTAKVDALCRECDEKRMGRWLDNQDVCQILNISLRTLQTYRSNRMLPYTQIGYKMFYKPEDVGKLLEQSSAL; from the coding sequence ATGGAAGTAATAACAATCGAGAAGAAAACGTATGAAGCCATGATGGAGCGTTTCCGCATTTTGACCGCCAAAGTCGATGCCCTGTGTCGGGAGTGTGACGAAAAGCGTATGGGCAGGTGGCTGGACAATCAGGATGTCTGCCAAATCCTGAACATCAGTTTGCGTACCCTGCAAACCTACCGCAGCAACCGGATGCTGCCCTATACGCAAATAGGGTATAAGATGTTCTACAAGCCGGAGGATGTCGGGAAACTGCTCGAACAATCCTCCGCTTTATGA
- a CDS encoding helix-turn-helix domain-containing protein, with protein sequence MDNDVKTKNNEEIAHFLNASDRMIKGIDVLRKKNRPLLNGHRYLTDDELSRLLHINRRTLQDYRNMGRISFIKLGGKVLYREEDVEKLLQENYRPRFEKP encoded by the coding sequence ATGGACAACGATGTAAAGACCAAGAACAACGAAGAGATTGCGCACTTTCTCAACGCGAGCGACCGCATGATAAAGGGAATAGATGTCCTGCGGAAAAAGAACAGACCTCTGCTTAACGGGCATCGCTATCTGACGGACGATGAACTGTCCCGCCTGTTGCATATCAACCGGCGCACGTTGCAAGATTATCGCAACATGGGAAGAATCTCCTTTATCAAGTTAGGCGGAAAGGTGCTCTACCGGGAAGAAGATGTGGAAAAACTGTTGCAGGAGAATTATCGCCCTCGGTTTGAGAAGCCTTGA
- a CDS encoding site-specific integrase codes for MRSTFKVLFYLKKNAPKKNGSVPVMCRITIDGTIAQFSCKCDIHPDLWDIKSNRASGKSTVALETNRFLDKIRVGINAKYKEIAERDNYVTAEKVKNAFLGLEMRHETLLKVFAQHNEDFFKQVDAGLRSQSTYHKYCTVYKHLEEFIKTRYRVSDIALKELTPAFITDFDIFLRTEKQCCNNTVWIYMMPLRRMITIAQNHGWIVRDPFVDYSISAESTDRDYLTKDEIRRLLDLKFRRKSMELARDLYVFCCFTGLSFTDMKNLTKDNLQTSFDGKLWIMTKRQKTGVESNIMLLDIPKQIIDKYDGMAKDNLLLPVPTYITACKNIKKIIGLCGIEKEITWHTSRHTMATEICLTNGVPIETLSKMLGHTNIRTTQIYAKITHEKESRDMAALSDKLSKIEQFNGITI; via the coding sequence ATGCGTAGTACGTTTAAGGTTCTGTTCTACCTCAAAAAGAACGCCCCCAAGAAGAACGGTTCCGTTCCCGTGATGTGTCGTATCACCATTGACGGTACGATAGCCCAGTTCAGTTGCAAATGCGACATCCATCCCGACTTGTGGGACATCAAGAGCAACCGAGCTTCGGGCAAAAGTACCGTAGCCTTGGAAACCAACCGTTTCTTGGACAAGATACGTGTCGGTATCAATGCCAAATACAAGGAGATAGCCGAGCGGGATAACTATGTCACTGCCGAGAAAGTGAAGAACGCTTTCTTGGGCTTGGAAATGCGGCATGAAACCTTGCTGAAAGTCTTTGCCCAGCACAATGAGGACTTTTTCAAACAGGTCGATGCAGGCTTGCGAAGCCAATCCACCTACCACAAGTATTGCACTGTCTATAAGCATCTGGAGGAGTTCATCAAGACCCGCTACCGTGTCAGCGACATTGCTTTGAAAGAACTCACTCCGGCTTTCATTACCGACTTTGATATCTTTCTTCGCACCGAAAAACAATGCTGTAACAACACGGTATGGATTTACATGATGCCCCTGCGCCGTATGATTACCATTGCCCAGAACCACGGATGGATAGTCCGTGACCCATTTGTGGATTACAGCATATCCGCCGAGAGTACTGATAGGGACTATCTGACTAAGGATGAAATCCGCAGGCTGTTGGACTTGAAATTCCGACGCAAGTCAATGGAACTTGCTCGGGATTTGTATGTTTTCTGTTGCTTTACAGGCTTGTCCTTTACAGATATGAAGAACCTGACCAAGGACAACCTTCAAACTTCCTTTGACGGGAAACTCTGGATTATGACCAAGCGACAAAAGACGGGTGTGGAATCCAACATCATGCTCTTGGATATTCCGAAGCAGATTATCGATAAATACGATGGTATGGCAAAAGACAACTTGCTTCTTCCCGTTCCGACGTATATAACTGCTTGTAAGAACATCAAGAAAATCATCGGACTCTGCGGTATCGAAAAAGAGATTACGTGGCATACCAGCCGCCATACTATGGCGACGGAAATCTGCCTGACCAATGGCGTTCCCATCGAAACCCTTTCCAAAATGCTCGGACACACGAATATCCGCACCACGCAGATTTACGCCAAAATCACCCACGAAAAGGAAAGTCGGGACATGGCGGCACTCTCCGACAAACTGAGTAAGATAGAGCAGTTCAATGGTATCACTATATAA
- a CDS encoding 4-alpha-glucanotransferase: MNLQFIIDYQTYYGQDLILNIITGQHLGETDFSQYRMHTHDGSHWFVELNKDVKPGTQIDYFYSINRGDYEERREWGVCPHRIVFDADRGLNYKVFDHWRDIPEDAYLYTSAITDCVMGKKVGKSFLHSYRKTVCLKVQAPQLGVGDRLCAVGADPMFGAWKPNKAMALVQQNINEWVVEFDAGKLAGNKLEFKFFIDNDNKEYTPVWEYSENRTIEIPEMGDGDVVVYELAQASFPVPPVRVAGTLVPVFSLRSNDSFGIGDFGDMKKMVDWVSHTNQRLLQILPINDTTTTHTWTDSYPYSCISIFALHPQYVDLTALPALDDKAQAEKFEALRKELNALPQIDYERVNNAKTEYLHLLYEQEGKNTVASNEYKAFFLENESWLVPYAQYCYFREQYGTADFSQWPDHKQWDEADRKALTSARNKAYKDVEFYYYVQFVLSSQLKAVHEYATAKNVILKGDIPIGVNRYGCDVWTEPRYFNLNGQAGAPPDDFSVNGQNWGFPTYNWDAMIADGCKWWIRRFQNMANYFDAYRIDHVLGFFRIWEIPVHSVHGLLGQFAPSLGMSREEIEGYGLHWQEEFFTEPFIADWVLDRIFREHADEVREKYLEKTWGDRWKMRPEYDTQRKVEAAFAGRDSEVDKWIREGLYALISDVLFVRDHKDPNRFHPRITVQFAFIYESLYDSDKAVFNRLYNDYFYRRNNQFWYQEAMKKLPKLVNATRMLVCAEDLGMVPDCVEWVMNELRVLSLEIQSMPKDPKVRFGHLGSNPYRSVSTISTHDMATLRQWWDEDWARTQDYFNSMLHRGGPAPHPLPGWLARDVVSHHLTSPSMLCILGIQDWMSIDENLRLADADAERINVPANPKHYWRYRMHVSIEDLMKNEEFNANVMDLVSQSARR, translated from the coding sequence ATGAATTTACAGTTTATTATAGATTATCAGACCTATTACGGTCAGGACCTTATCCTGAACATCATAACGGGTCAGCATTTGGGAGAAACTGATTTTTCTCAATACAGAATGCACACTCACGATGGCAGCCATTGGTTTGTGGAACTTAATAAAGATGTAAAGCCGGGTACGCAGATTGATTACTTTTACAGCATCAATCGGGGCGATTACGAGGAGAGACGCGAGTGGGGAGTATGCCCCCACCGTATTGTCTTCGACGCCGACCGTGGCTTGAACTACAAGGTTTTCGACCATTGGAGAGACATTCCTGAAGATGCGTATCTCTACACCTCTGCCATTACCGACTGCGTGATGGGCAAGAAGGTGGGAAAATCATTCCTCCACAGCTATCGAAAAACGGTTTGCCTGAAGGTTCAGGCTCCGCAGCTGGGCGTTGGCGACAGGCTTTGCGCCGTAGGTGCCGACCCGATGTTCGGTGCGTGGAAGCCGAACAAGGCGATGGCTCTGGTTCAGCAGAACATCAACGAATGGGTTGTTGAGTTCGATGCAGGCAAACTGGCAGGTAATAAACTGGAATTCAAGTTCTTCATCGACAACGACAACAAGGAATACACGCCCGTTTGGGAATACAGCGAAAACCGTACTATCGAAATTCCGGAGATGGGCGACGGCGACGTAGTTGTCTACGAGCTTGCACAGGCCAGCTTCCCCGTACCTCCGGTCCGCGTTGCCGGCACATTGGTTCCGGTGTTCTCGCTGCGTTCCAACGACAGCTTCGGCATCGGCGACTTCGGCGATATGAAGAAGATGGTGGACTGGGTAAGCCACACGAACCAGCGATTGCTGCAGATTCTTCCTATCAACGACACCACCACCACGCACACGTGGACAGACTCCTATCCATACAGCTGCATTTCCATCTTCGCACTCCATCCACAGTACGTGGACCTTACTGCGCTGCCGGCATTGGACGACAAGGCACAGGCAGAGAAATTCGAGGCTCTGCGCAAGGAACTCAATGCGCTTCCTCAGATAGACTACGAGCGTGTGAACAATGCAAAGACGGAATACCTGCACCTGCTCTACGAACAGGAAGGCAAGAATACAGTTGCAAGCAACGAATACAAGGCATTCTTCCTCGAGAACGAGAGTTGGCTGGTGCCTTATGCGCAGTATTGCTATTTCCGCGAACAGTACGGAACGGCCGACTTCTCGCAGTGGCCCGACCATAAGCAATGGGACGAGGCCGACCGTAAGGCACTTACTTCTGCCCGAAACAAGGCTTATAAGGACGTAGAGTTCTACTATTATGTGCAGTTCGTGCTGAGCAGTCAGCTCAAGGCAGTCCACGAATACGCCACAGCGAAGAATGTAATCCTCAAGGGCGATATTCCAATCGGCGTGAACCGTTACGGTTGCGACGTATGGACGGAGCCCCGCTACTTCAACCTCAACGGACAGGCAGGTGCACCGCCCGATGATTTCTCCGTGAACGGTCAGAACTGGGGCTTCCCCACCTACAACTGGGATGCAATGATTGCCGACGGCTGCAAGTGGTGGATCCGCCGTTTCCAGAATATGGCGAACTATTTCGACGCTTACCGTATCGACCACGTGCTCGGCTTCTTCCGTATCTGGGAGATTCCAGTGCATTCGGTTCACGGCCTGTTGGGGCAGTTTGCGCCGTCGCTCGGTATGTCGCGCGAGGAAATTGAGGGCTACGGACTGCATTGGCAGGAAGAATTCTTCACGGAACCGTTCATTGCCGACTGGGTGCTCGACCGTATATTCCGTGAGCACGCCGACGAAGTGCGTGAGAAATATCTCGAAAAGACTTGGGGCGACCGTTGGAAGATGCGCCCTGAATACGATACGCAGCGCAAAGTGGAAGCAGCTTTCGCAGGCAGGGATTCTGAAGTGGACAAGTGGATCCGTGAGGGTCTCTACGCTCTGATAAGCGATGTGCTCTTCGTCCGCGACCATAAGGACCCGAATCGTTTCCACCCACGCATCACGGTTCAGTTCGCCTTCATCTACGAGAGTCTCTACGACAGCGACAAGGCCGTGTTCAACAGGCTTTACAACGACTACTTCTACCGCCGCAACAATCAGTTCTGGTATCAGGAAGCGATGAAGAAACTGCCTAAACTGGTAAACGCAACACGTATGCTGGTGTGCGCCGAGGACTTGGGTATGGTGCCCGACTGCGTGGAATGGGTTATGAACGAACTGCGTGTTCTCAGTCTTGAGATTCAGAGTATGCCGAAAGACCCGAAGGTGCGCTTCGGACATTTGGGTTCCAACCCATACAGAAGTGTCAGCACAATCTCCACGCACGATATGGCAACGCTCCGTCAGTGGTGGGATGAGGACTGGGCACGCACTCAGGACTACTTCAACAGTATGCTGCACCGCGGCGGTCCGGCTCCGCATCCGCTTCCGGGATGGTTGGCGCGCGACGTTGTAAGCCATCATCTTACCTCTCCGAGTATGCTCTGCATCCTTGGAATACAGGACTGGATGAGCATCGACGAGAATCTCCGTCTGGCAGATGCCGACGCAGAGCGCATCAATGTCCCGGCAAATCCGAAGCACTACTGGCGTTACCGTATGCACGTAAGCATTGAGGATCTGATGAAGAACGAGGAGTTCAATGCAAACGTAATGGATTTGGTAAGCCAGTCTGCACGCAGGTAA